The Grus americana isolate bGruAme1 chromosome 29, bGruAme1.mat, whole genome shotgun sequence genome contains the following window.
CGAGGGGacaccctgcagcagcccctgcccctgccagaACGGGGGCATCTGCCACCCCCCCGGCACCAGCACCTGCATCTGCCCCCACGGATGGATGGTAGGTGGGCtgcgaccccccccccccacccccccaatgCAGtgcctgcctcagtttcccctgccAACCCTGACGCCCCTTCGCAGGGGGAGATCTGCTCCGTGCCGTGCCCCCCCGGGCGCTTCGGCTCCGGCTGCCAGGGCGAGTGTCGCTGCCACAACGGGGGCCACTGTGACCCCCAGGGGGGCCAGTGCCAGTGTGCCCCTGGCTTCACCGGAGACCAGTgaggggggggacaggggcacGGGGGGTGCTGGGCATGGGGGcacggggggatgggggggcagggggatgggaCGCACGGGGACAGGGCACTTTGGGCTGGGGGTACGTGAGGATGGGGGCAGATGGGTgtgcgggggtggggggcacacGGCGGGGGGGTACAAGGGATGGTTGGGGGTACACGGGGGTGAGGCCCAAGGGGACGGGGCCACCCAGGTCTCTGTTCCCCCAGCCTGGCATGCAATGAGTTGGACGGCCTCAGCTTGGTGCAGGGAGGGTGCGGGAGCCACCCCAGCTCCTGGTGGGGCCGTGTCACCCCCCCCTCCGTGTTgttgtcgtcccccccccccacgcagGTGCCGGGAGAGGTGCCCGGTGGGGCGGTACGGGCAGgactgccagcagagctgcgaCTGTGCCAACGGCGGCCAGTGCTTCCACGTGGACGGGGGCTGCCTGTGCGAGGCCGGCTTCCAGGGCAGCCGCTGCGAGGAGCGCCAGTGCCTGCCCGGCCTCTACGGCCTCCACTGCCAGAGCCGCTGCCTCTGccacccccagcacagccagaggtaggaccccccccacacccccccgccccgtcccacCCCGTCCCCCCAGCGCTCTCGCCTCCCCCAGCATCCTCCCCGAGCAAGCCGGGGTGCTGAGCAGCCAGCAAGGGGTTAATCCCCCCCCTGCAAGTGctttgtgccccccccccccatttgcAAAGCCCTTTTCCAGTACACcccatactgggagcactgggggtgCTGAAgcggggttccccccccccccccagctgccaccCGTTGCTCGGGGAGTGCGTCTGTCACCCCGGCTGGACTGGGCTCTTCTGCAACGAGAGTTGCCCCCCCGGCTCTTTCGGGGCCGGCTGCCTGCAGACCTGCCTCTGCCTCCACGGGGGGGGCTGCGACGGGACCACCGGCCACTGCCGCTGCCCCCCCGGCTACACGGTacgggggcacgggggggggggtggggggggctggtggTCCTGGGGCAGCACGGGGAGCATGGCGGGGGGGTCGTGTCTGGGCAGCCTTAGGGGAACAGTGAGGGTCTGGGGGGGGAGaatgggggtttggggggttctggggggAACACAGGGGTCTGGGCATCCTTGGGGATGGGTTGGGGCTCTTGTTATCTCTGGGGGCAGTTTCAGGGTCTGGACATCCcttggagggggggaaatgggggtgtGAGCATCTCGGAGGGGGGCAGCTTGGGGTTCCCATGGGaggatggggttttggggtcccccacTCTCCCTCCAGCACCAGGATGCCAAGAGAAGGGatggggggtgcagggtgtgGGTGTCCCCAGACTCCTGGGTCCTTTCCCTCGCcctgggtgggggtggggggggtcccagctgTCCCAAAGTCTTCGTGCGTGTTGTGCCCCCCCCAGGACGAGCACTGctcctccctgtgcccccccgaCACCTTCGGGACCAACTGCTCGGGGcgctgctcctgccagcacgCCCTCGCCTGCTCCCCCCTCGACGGCTCCTGCCTCTGCAAGGAAGGTGGGTGACtacgggggtgtgtgtgggggtccccccatccccatccctgtgcccACCCCGCTGTCCCCTCGTCCCGCAGGCTGGCACGGACCTGACTGCTCGGTGCCGTGTCCCGCCGGCACTTGGGGTCCCGGCTGCAACCGGAGCTGCGACTGCGCGCAGGGGGCTCCCTGCGACCCCCAGAGCGGGACCTGCAGCTGCCCACCAGGCTGGCGGGGCccccgctgcctgcagccctgcccggtGAGTCCTGCCTGCTGCGCCGGTGCTGCCTGCACCGGGGTTTGGTGCCACCGTCCCTGGCGCTGactgccccccctgccccccaaccTGCTCTGTACCCCAGAACGGGACATtcggggggggctgcaggcagcggtGCGACTGCGCCCACGCCGATGGCTGCGATGCGGTGACGGGAGAGTGCGTCTGCCTGCCCGGCTGGACAGGTGAGGGGGGAtcagggggtgtggggggggagaTGACACCCCACTGCCACCCCAGCCCTCGTCCTTCAtcgctcctcctcctcctcgcaggGCCGCAGTGCAAGCAGGGCTGTCCCCACGACTTctggggccggggctgccgcacGCCCTGCTCCTGCCGCAACGGGGCCTCCTGCTCACCCCAGGACGGATCCTGCACCTGCGCCCCGGGGTACCGTGGTCCCACCTGCCAGCGCCGTGAGTCGTGTGTCGTCGTccgtgttccccccccccccccaaaaaaaaaaaaccccaaaccaccccacaaTTGCTGGTTGTTCCCAACCCACCCCCGGGGCTGAGACCGGGCGCACTCGTCTCACCCCAGCCTGCCCGCCCGGCCGCTACGGCAAGCGCTGCTCGCTGAGCTGCTCCTGCGCCAACGGCTCCTCCTGCCACCCCGCCAACGGCTCCTGCCACTGCGCCCCGGGCTGGGGAGGGCCCCGCTGCTCCCAGCGTGagtgggggggccggggggggctggggggggggcagtggggagcggggctgacCCCATCCATCACatgcaccccccccccgccccccccaccctccaccTCCAGCCTGCGCCCCCGGATTCTGGGGGGCTGCCTgcgcccagccctgcctgtgccagcaCGGGGGGACGTGCCACCCCGCCGAGGGGACCTGCCGCTGCCCGGCCGGCTGGACGGGGACGCTCTGCGGAGAAGGTACAGCCGGGCACCGACACATCCCCTCCCGGGGGGGGTCTGCACCCCCCAAATCCAGCCtgggggttctggggggggcAAGAGAGAGAACTGCCCAGGCCAGAGGGGTACCCCTGCCCCGCTCCGCCCTGGGCAGTCGGGACATATATGGCCCAGTATGGAGCTGTATGGACTTGGTATGGGGCTATATGGTCCCAGTATGGAGCTATATGGTCCCACTATAGAGCTATAGCATCCCAGTATAGGCCTATATGGTCCCAGTATGGAGCTATACAGTCCTGGGCACTATGAGTCTGTATGATCCCAGTATGGGACCTATATGGTCCCAGTATGAAGCGATATGGTCCCAGGCAGTATGGAGCTATATGATCGTGGTATGGAGCTATATGGTCCTGGTATGGAGCTATACAGTCCCAGGCAGTATGGAGCTATATGTTCCCCCTATGGAGCTGTATGTTCCCCCTATGGAGCCATACCGTGCCCAGCAGTATGGAGCTATATGTTCCCCCTATGGAGCTGTATGTTCCCCCTATGGAGCTATATGTTCCCCCTATGGAGCCATACCATCCCAGGCAGTATGGAGCTGTATGTTCCCCTATGGAGCTGTATGTTCCCCCTATGGAGCCATACCGTGCCCGGCAGTATGGAGCTGTATGTTCCCCCCATGGAGCTGTATGTTCCCCTATGGAGCCATACCATCCCAGGCAGTATGGAGCTGTATGTTCCCCTATGGAGCTGTATGTTCCCCCTATGGAGCTGTATGTTCCCCTATGGAGCTATATGTTCCCCCCATGGAGCCATACCGTGCCCGGCAGTATGGAGCTGTATGTTCCCCCTACGGAGCTGTATGTTCCCCTATGGAGCCATACTGTGCCCGGCAGTATGGAGCTGTATGTTCCCCCATGGAGCTGTATGTTCCCCTATGGAGCCATACCATCCCAGGCAGTATGGAGCTGTATGTTCCCCTATGGAGCTGTATGTTCCCCTATGGAGCCATACCATCCCAGGCAGTATGGAGCTGTATGTTCCCCCATGGAGCTGTATGTTCCCCCATGGAGCCATACCGTGCCCGGCAGTATGGCCCTGGCTGCCCCACGCCCTGTGCCCCCAGCCTGTCCCCCCGGGACCTTCGGGCTGCagtgtgcccagctctgccgcTGCCCCCACAACGCCACCTGCCACCCCGCCAGCGGGACGTGCCCCTGCGCCCCGGGCAGGATCGGGCCCCACTGCGAGGCCGGTGAGTGGGCGCAGAACGGGTGGGGGGGCCCCGCCGGGGTCCCTGCCCCCCCCTAAGGACCCtacccccccaccaccacccccagggacccccgaGCAGCCCTACACCATCGTGCCGGCCGCCCCGGCAGCCTACAGCTCCCTGGGGGTggtgctcagcctggtggcCCTGGTGGCCTTGCTGGTGGCCGTGGTGGCCGTGGGCCTGTGTTACCGTCACCggcagaaggggaaggagagccGGCACCTGGCCGTGGCCTACACGGCGGCACAGACGGACACCTCCGACTACATGGTGCCAGGTGAGCCCGGCGGTGGGGGACCCaaccccggtgcccccccccgcaccgGGCTAACGCCTGTCCCCCCAGACGTGCCACCGAGCCACGCGCACTACTACTCCAACCCCAGCTACCACACGCTGTCCCAGTGCACGCTGCCGGCCCCCGGGCCCGCTGTCCAGGACAGAGCCAGCTCCCTCAAGGTACGGCACGGCGCGGCGTTGCGTGGTGCAGCGTGGTGTGGCATGGTGTTGCACGGTGGAGCGCAGTGTTGCGTGGTCCGCGGTGGCGTTGCACGGTGCACTGCGGCGTTGCATGGTGCACCGCGGCATTGCATGGTGCAGCGCGGCGTTGCATGGTGCACCAGGGTGTCGCGTGGTGTTGCGCAGTGCGCCGTGGTGTTGCATGGTGGAGCACAGCGTTGCACGGTCCACTGTGGCGTTGCACGGTGCACTGTGGCATTGCACGGTGCACCAGGTTGCGGCATGGTGCAGCACGGCGTTGCGTGCCGCGCCAGGGTGTTGCATGATGTTGCACGGTGCGCAATGGTGTTGTGTGGTGGAGCACAGTGTTGCACGGTCCACGGTGGTGCACGGTGCAGCACGGCATTGCGTGGTGCAGCACGGTGTTACATGGTGCACCAGGGTGTTGCACGGTGCGGCATGGTGTTGCATGGTGCGGCATGGTCCACTGTGGTGTTGCACCGTGGCATTGCACGGTACAGCACGGCGTTGCAGGGTGCAGCACGGCGTTGCGCGGTGCACCAGGGTGTCGCACGGTGCACTACGGCGTTGCATGGTGCGCCGTGGTGTTGCGTGCTGCACGGCACGGCACTGCTGCCGGGAGCCTCATGGCCGACCCTTCCCCTGTTTGGGCTCCAGGTGCCCGGCACCCAGCTCTTCCCTGGCGTGGAGAGACCCTACGGCCCCGAGGGCAACGCCACGCTGCCCCCCGACTGGAAGCACCTCGGGGCGCCGGCCCTGGGCCCCAGGGgtaaggggggtgggggggtggcggggggcagCTCCCGGGGAGCCAGCGGGGACCTTGGCCGGAGGGGGTGGGCACCCGGGTCCCCTCCCCGCTCAGGATGCCCCGGGAAGGTGCTGGGTGGGTTGGGTGGAGCATCTTCATGTTGGGGGGGTGATGGAgcggggggggaccccaaattTGCCCACTTACAGGGGGGCAGCTGGACCGGAGCTACAGCTACAGCTACACCTGCGGCCTGGGGAAGTACGAGGGGAAAGGTacggggtggggatgggatgggatggggatgggatggggatgggatggggatgggatggggatggggatgggatggggatggggatggggatgggatggggaggggatgggatgggatggggatggggatggggatggggatgggatggggatgggatggggatgggatgggatggggatgggatggggatgggatgggatggggatgggatggggatgggatggggatgggatgggatggggatggggatgggatggggatggggatggggatgggatgggatggggatggggatggggatgggatggggatgggatggggatggggatggggatggggatggggatggggatggggatggggatgggatggggatggggatggggatggggatggggatgggatgggatgggatggggatgggatgggatggggatggggatgggatgggatgggatggaatggggatgggatgggatggggatggggatggggatgggatgggatgggatggggatgggatggggatgggatggggatggggatggggatgggatggggatgggatggggatgggatggggatggggatgggatggggatgggatggggatgggatgggatggggatggggatgggaaaaGAACGTGGATGGGATGAGGAAGAGACAGGAATGGGGTGGGACGGGGAAAGgacggggctggggaagggTTGGGGAAGGGCCGGGACTGGGCCGTGCCTGGGACGCAGCAGGACACGGCCGCTCCCTCTCCCCTGtgctcctgccctggggaccccccagcccaccccccgGAGCGGCTGGGTGCCAGCGCCAGCTCCCTGGCCAGCGAGAACCCCTACGCCACCATCAAggacctgcccccccccaccgccaAGGCTCCCGAGGGCAGCTACATGGAGATGAAGTCCCCCGTCCGACGGGAAATGTCCTACGCCGAGATCGGGCTCCTCGAGGAGCCATCACAGGAGGGTACggatgggggggggcggttCCCCTGGAAGCGGGGGGACACATCCCCGGTGACGGGGGCCGTGCAGCCCCGGGAGGGGACACACACAGCCCCTTGCAGCCTCCTCTTGTCCCCGCAGAGAGTTGCCCCGGGGGGGCGGAAAGCGACGTCCCCGCGGCCCCCCCAAGCCATTACGACTCCCCCAAGAACAGCCACATCCCCAGCCACTACGACGTGCCGCCCGCCCGCCACTACCCGCCGTCCCCGCCGCTGCGCAGGAAGGACCGCTGAGCGACCGCGGGGACGAGGGaccccgggggtggggggacacacgcacacacggaGGGACCCCCAGgactgtccctgtccctgtgcccGAGGCCGGGGGGGGCCGAATAAAGGGGCTGCGGTGCGGTGCGAGCCGGGGCTGCCTGCGGCCGCGTCCCGGGGAACGGGGGGGCAccggcgggcggcgggacgGGCACGTGGCACCCGTGGGGCCGGGGAACCGCAGCgctgggggtgtgtgggggggctgGGATGGGCCCGGTGTTGGGACCAGTACAGGCCAGTGACGGGACAAGAGATGGACCAGTATGGGCCAGTGACGGCCCAGTGACGCCCCAGTAATGGGCTGACGAGGGCCCCGGGAAGGGCCCAGAGACGAGTTCGGTTCTGTCGCAGTCACGCGACAACACTGCCCAGTGACAGCCCAGCGCTGGTCCCAGTAAGGGCCCAGTtacagcccagtgctcccagtgctcccagtgcccccagtgctcccagtgctcccagtgcccccagtgttcccagtgcccccagtgctcccagtacccccagtgctcccagtgctcccagtgcccccagtgttcccagtgttcccagtgttcccagtgcccccagtgctcccagtacccccagtgcccccagtactcccagtgcCCTCAGtacccccagtgctcccagtactcccagtgcccccagtgctcccagtactcccagtgctcccagagcccccagtacccccagtgcccccagtgttcccagtacccccagtgctcccagtactcccagtgcccccagtgctcccagtactcccagtgctcccagtactcccagtgctcccagagCCCCCAgtcctcccagtgcccccagtgctcccagtgctcccagtacccccagtgctcccagtgcccccagtacccccagtgcccccagtgttcccagtacccccagtgcccccagtactcccagtgcCCTCAGtacccccagtgctcccagtactcccagtgctcccagagCCCCCAgtcctcccagtgcccccagtactcccagtgctcccagtgcccccagtgcccccagtactcccagtgctcccagtgcccgCCCTCGCCAGCCACGGGTGCTCGTGGGGtggccctgccccagccccagcccaggccccgcccccagcccaggccccgcccccagcccaggccccgcccccagcccaggccccgccccgcgcagGCGCCGCAGcgccccaagccccgccccgggGACGGCCCGAGGCCGAGGACCGAggttgcccccccccccccccgccccggggccgcccggggCCACCGACCCCATAGAGACCCCGTGGGGCCCCCTCCGGCCCTGGGGCCCCCCCCGTAGCTCCATTGGGCCCCCAggcctgggaccccccccccccccgggagaCCTCCACAGGGACCCCCGtagggcccccccagccctgggaccccccccggaAGACCTCCATAGGGACCCACATGGCGCCCACCCACCCCTGGggccctccctcccccagggaGACTTCCATAGAGCCCCCGTGGGGCCCCCGCCATTGGGACACCCCTTTCCCCTTGCAGGGACCCCCCATAgggccctgggaccccccctcgcccccccagGCCTGAGATTCCCCCCAGGGAGGCCTCTGTAGGGTCCTGggaccccacccccccccccccccggcacctcCATAGAGCCACCAGGCTTGGGACCACCCCAGGGAGACCCCAAGGTACCCCCCaaccctgggacccccccccctcaTCCAGAGACCTCCATAGAGCCACCGTAGGGCCCCCCACCCTTGGGACCCCCATAGGGCCCCTTGtcgctgggacccccccccacccacatAGGGGGTCCTGGGACCCCCACAGGGCCTTGGGACCCCCCCTCACCCGCACAGAGGCCCCACTGGGACACCCCAGCCTACAGATGTGGGGGGTCGGGGTGCTGCGCA
Protein-coding sequences here:
- the PEAR1 gene encoding platelet endothelial aggregation receptor 1 isoform X1, whose amino-acid sequence is MVLRAAALAMHVCLLAALRPSDPNVCSYWESFTAAVKESYTKPHVVSSAEPCPGALSPPQPCLQQRIVYRTEYRQVVRTDYRRRYQCCLGYYESRDVCVPRCTHECVHGRCVAPDLCQCEPGWRGADCSSECDEQSWGPGCVHRCNCHHGAPCDPLSGVCSCPPGFADPLCRQPCPASTYGQGCRLPCPCHHRAPCNASTGACLCPPGLAGPLCEVPCPEGTPCSSPCPCQNGGICHPPGTSTCICPHGWMGEICSVPCPPGRFGSGCQGECRCHNGGHCDPQGGQCQCAPGFTGDQCRERCPVGRYGQDCQQSCDCANGGQCFHVDGGCLCEAGFQGSRCEERQCLPGLYGLHCQSRCLCHPQHSQSCHPLLGECVCHPGWTGLFCNESCPPGSFGAGCLQTCLCLHGGGCDGTTGHCRCPPGYTDEHCSSLCPPDTFGTNCSGRCSCQHALACSPLDGSCLCKEGWHGPDCSVPCPAGTWGPGCNRSCDCAQGAPCDPQSGTCSCPPGWRGPRCLQPCPNGTFGGGCRQRCDCAHADGCDAVTGECVCLPGWTGPQCKQGCPHDFWGRGCRTPCSCRNGASCSPQDGSCTCAPGYRGPTCQRPCPPGRYGKRCSLSCSCANGSSCHPANGSCHCAPGWGGPRCSQPCAPGFWGAACAQPCLCQHGGTCHPAEGTCRCPAGWTGTLCGEACPPGTFGLQCAQLCRCPHNATCHPASGTCPCAPGRIGPHCEAGTPEQPYTIVPAAPAAYSSLGVVLSLVALVALLVAVVAVGLCYRHRQKGKESRHLAVAYTAAQTDTSDYMVPDVPPSHAHYYSNPSYHTLSQCTLPAPGPAVQDRASSLKVPGTQLFPGVERPYGPEGNATLPPDWKHLGAPALGPRGGQLDRSYSYSYTCGLGKYEGKAHPPERLGASASSLASENPYATIKDLPPPTAKAPEGSYMEMKSPVRREMSYAEIGLLEEPSQEESCPGGAESDVPAAPPSHYDSPKNSHIPSHYDVPPARHYPPSPPLRRKDR
- the PEAR1 gene encoding platelet endothelial aggregation receptor 1 isoform X2, translating into MVLRAAALAMHVCLLAALRPSDPNVCSYWESFTAAVKESYTKPHVVSSAEPCPGALSPPQPCLQQRIVYRTEYRQVVRTDYRRRYQCCLGYYESRDVCVPRCTHECVHGRCVAPDLCQCEPGWRGADCSSECDEQSWGPGCVHRCNCHHGAPCDPLSGVCSCPPGFADPLCRQPCPASTYGQGCRLPCPCHHRAPCNASTGACLCPPGLAGPLCEVPCPEGTPCSSPCPCQNGGICHPPGTSTCICPHGWMGEICSVPCPPGRFGSGCQGECRCHNGGHCDPQGGQCQCAPGFTGDQCRERCPVGRYGQDCQQSCDCANGGQCFHVDGGCLCEAGFQGSRCEERQCLPGLYGLHCQSRCLCHPQHSQSCHPLLGECVCHPGWTGLFCNESCPPGSFGAGCLQTCLCLHGGGCDGTTGHCRCPPGYTDEHCSSLCPPDTFGTNCSGRCSCQHALACSPLDGSCLCKEGWHGPDCSVPCPAGTWGPGCNRSCDCAQGAPCDPQSGTCSCPPGWRGPRCLQPCPNGTFGGGCRQRCDCAHADGCDAVTGECVCLPGWTGPQCKQGCPHDFWGRGCRTPCSCRNGASCSPQDGSCTCAPGYRGPTCQRPCPPGRYGKRCSLSCSCANGSSCHPANGSCHCAPGWGGPRCSQPCAPGFWGAACAQPCLCQHGGTCHPAEGTCRCPAGWTGTLCGEGTPEQPYTIVPAAPAAYSSLGVVLSLVALVALLVAVVAVGLCYRHRQKGKESRHLAVAYTAAQTDTSDYMVPDVPPSHAHYYSNPSYHTLSQCTLPAPGPAVQDRASSLKVPGTQLFPGVERPYGPEGNATLPPDWKHLGAPALGPRGGQLDRSYSYSYTCGLGKYEGKAHPPERLGASASSLASENPYATIKDLPPPTAKAPEGSYMEMKSPVRREMSYAEIGLLEEPSQEESCPGGAESDVPAAPPSHYDSPKNSHIPSHYDVPPARHYPPSPPLRRKDR